A single genomic interval of Arachis duranensis cultivar V14167 chromosome 7, aradu.V14167.gnm2.J7QH, whole genome shotgun sequence harbors:
- the LOC107458145 gene encoding protein transport protein Sec61 subunit gamma-like — translation MDAIDSVFEPLREFSKDSVRLVKRCHKPDRKEYFKVAVHTAIGITVMGFVGFFVKLIFIPINNIIIGSG, via the coding sequence ATGGACGCCATTGATTCAGTGTTCGAACCTCTGAGAGAGTTCTCCAAGGACAGCGTAAGGCTCGTCAAGCGCTGTCATAAACCCGATCGCAAAGAATATTTCAAGGTTGCTGTTCATACTGCAATCGGAATTACGGTTATGGGATTCGTTGGCTTCTTCGTCAAGCTCATCTTCATTCCTATTAACAACATCATCATCGGATCTGGTTAG